A genomic segment from Gavia stellata isolate bGavSte3 chromosome 4, bGavSte3.hap2, whole genome shotgun sequence encodes:
- the PMCH gene encoding pro-MCH — translation MCISSYMLILSLSLFSQGFLLSVSKSLQKVEDEDMLLTTLKLGKTLRNGDRTVNRGAIPLLKHYKTEESSVLDEEDDRNMKFLDTGSRHDFLNHIMPIKLGRKQLPYLELKGAMAFPTDTEIRNIESIQEREIADEENSAKFPIGRRDFDMLRCMLGRVYRPCWQV, via the exons ATGTGTATCTCATCATACATGTtaattctttctctctctcttttttcgCAAGGTTTTCTACTCTCAGTTTCAAAATCTCTGCAAAAGGTAGAAGATGAAGATATGTTGCTAACCACATTAAAGCTAGGAAAAACTCTTCGAAATGGAGATAGAACTGTGAACAGAGGAGCTATACCTTTGCTGAAGCATTATAAGACTGAAGAGAGCAGTGTTTTGGATGAAGAGGATGACAGAAACATGAAGTTCTTG GACACAGGTTCCAGACATGATTTCTTAAATCATATTATGCCAATCAAGTTAGGTAGAAAGCAACTACCTTATCTTGAACTGAAGGGAGCCATGGCTTTTCCCACTGACACTGAAATTCGAAATATTGAATCAATACAGGAAAGAGAGATTGCAGATGAAGAAAATTCAGCTAAATTCCCTATAGGAAGAAGGGATTTTGACA tgcTCAGGTGTATGCTGGGAAGAGTCTATCGACCTTGTTGGCAAGTCTGA